One Anas platyrhynchos isolate ZD024472 breed Pekin duck chromosome 35, IASCAAS_PekinDuck_T2T, whole genome shotgun sequence genomic region harbors:
- the LOC140000938 gene encoding protein limb expression 1-like, whose translation MDRTLESLQLVIAQVLPPRDPALVFKDLNVVAILQEFWESKQKQKAVFPSEGIIVYESLSSLGPPFVSYVTLPGGSCFGNFQTKKNQQKSGEKWNEKC comes from the exons atggacAGAACCTTGGAGTCTCTGCAACTTGTAATTGCCCAAGTTCTGCCTCCTCGAGACCCTGCCCTGGTTTTTAAAGACT TGAATGTCGTAGCAATATTGCAGGAGTtctgggaaagcaaacagaagcagaaggccGTATTCCCAAGCGAAGGCATCATTGTGTATGAATCACTGAGCTCCCTGGGCCCACCATTTGTGAGCTATGTTACCTTGCCGGGAGGAAGTTGCTTTGGTAACTTTCAG accaagaagaaccagcaaaagtcgggtgaaaaatggaatgaaaaatgttaa